Proteins from a genomic interval of Candidatus Rubidus massiliensis:
- the czcC_2 gene encoding Cation efflux system protein CzcC, whose translation MKKILFFIYLINFSHFYMADENFQELSLDHAVYRALIQSLELKIADDNVNADRNLVRQARLMPNPSLYYEVEDWGGNNQWKGWDNRGERYFYSQLFETANKRILRTETAKFQFYASLVGYDVVKLILLNRLTKAFISVAAAQEMLKLTQDQASIAKKMLNIATKKVEAGKVSYIEQNKAQVAYSASIVSLQRAETNFKNSKKKLSILWSESYPDFEKVLFSFYDIISPDPFEKCLTDLSNQVEVVQSLYTYLNAKKNWKLQKANAVPDVTLQVGYKANYREKNQGLLAGISFPIPLFNRNQGNIGKAYYDMLKTGDQGKQLWLILETRLSIFYEELEQSYKEAREIKNSALPAAFKAFELAQIGYREGKFEYLEVLDAQRTLFDVRDRYIQVLSNYHSRRADIDYINSQTD comes from the coding sequence ATGAAAAAAATTCTTTTTTTTATATATCTAATTAATTTTTCTCATTTTTATATGGCGGATGAGAATTTTCAAGAACTTAGCTTAGATCATGCTGTTTATAGAGCTTTAATTCAATCATTAGAACTTAAGATTGCAGATGATAATGTTAATGCTGATCGCAATTTGGTTAGACAAGCACGTTTAATGCCAAACCCTAGTCTATACTATGAAGTAGAAGATTGGGGTGGTAATAATCAGTGGAAAGGTTGGGATAACCGTGGTGAAAGATATTTTTATTCTCAATTGTTTGAAACTGCAAATAAAAGAATACTACGTACTGAAACCGCAAAATTTCAATTTTATGCGTCTTTAGTTGGATATGATGTTGTCAAATTAATTTTATTAAACCGTTTAACCAAAGCTTTTATTAGTGTAGCAGCCGCTCAAGAAATGCTAAAGCTTACTCAAGATCAAGCAAGCATAGCAAAAAAAATGCTTAATATAGCAACTAAAAAAGTAGAGGCTGGTAAAGTATCTTATATTGAACAAAACAAAGCCCAAGTAGCTTATTCTGCGTCAATAGTATCTTTGCAAAGAGCAGAAACAAACTTTAAAAATTCAAAAAAAAAATTATCAATACTTTGGTCTGAAAGTTATCCTGATTTTGAAAAAGTACTTTTTTCTTTTTATGACATTATATCACCAGATCCTTTCGAAAAATGTTTGACAGATCTTAGCAATCAAGTAGAAGTTGTTCAATCTTTATATACCTATTTAAATGCAAAAAAAAACTGGAAACTGCAAAAAGCTAATGCTGTACCAGATGTAACCCTTCAAGTCGGTTATAAAGCTAATTATAGAGAAAAAAATCAAGGATTGTTAGCTGGCATATCTTTTCCTATTCCACTTTTTAACAGAAATCAAGGAAATATAGGAAAAGCTTATTATGATATGCTTAAAACAGGAGATCAAGGTAAGCAACTATGGTTAATTTTAGAAACACGTTTAAGTATATTTTATGAAGAGCTGGAACAATCATACAAGGAAGCGCGAGAGATTAAAAATTCGGCGTTGCCAGCAGCATTTAAAGCATTTGAATTAGCTCAAATTGGGTATAGAGAGGGAAAATTTGAATATTTAGAAGTTCTAGATGCACAAAGAACCCTTTTTGACGTTAGAGATAGATATATACAAGTTTTATCGAATTATCATTCTAGAAGAGCTGATATCGATTATATAAATAGTCAAACAGATTAG